The sequence TACGCGGCTTCTAGTTCAGTGTTTCACAtagcaacaaacaaaacacagtcACCCCCTCATCATGTTCCCATTAATGGCTGATTATTTGTAGGGTCTTCCTGGAACTTCCTGTGCAGATTTATGAGGGAGTATTGCTATTAAACTtcatctctttttgtttttcaaatgtaGAATAGGTTTTACATGTGCTGTTAATGCATAATACTGCTGAAGGCATGAGCGGCAGCTGCGTAGGGCGACGGGATGGCATGTGAATCCACGTTTGAGCCTACGTGGAATTTTGTTGGCTTTAAACTTGTTTTGGGACCTGCTTGTGAAACAGATCTGGGAGCTCTGTGCAGGAATTCCTTATTATTTTAGTGATGAAGTCGTGTATGTCTATATGATACCAGTGCAATGTTATCAAACCCGCTGTGCTAAGTACATATTCATAGTCAATTGGCTTTAACGTTTCTCACCCTctggtgttttccttctttgttatttttatgGTACTCTACTTTCTGGCAGTGGCTGCCAGCTGAAACGAAGTGACCACCCTTCTGCTCAGATCACAACCTGACAGAACAGCACGTCCTCAGCTCAAGTCACCACCCTCATTTACTTACAAGCATCGCAATTCCCATTCCTCCCCCAAAATCACTCACAAAAGAGAACATCAGTTTCCTTGGGTTTTAATTACTGTGTTTCTTTATGCTCAGGGGGAATAAACAGATTTTAAAGTCCTACTTCTGTCGTTTGTGTTTGAATTGTGAGGATAAGAAACATTCTTTCGTATTTGGCCTGAGGAGTGGGGAACTGCATTTGTGCATTTCAGACCTCTGCATTACAATGTtgacccttttctttttttgtttgttttttttttttctttttaaaatttttatgcatttatttattttttaaagaaccTCAGTGGTCTTGTAAGAAACAGTAAAAAGACCCTATGCTTAAGGAAGCAATCTATCTTCTGTTTTACAGACTtgcttttaaataaaatatttttttctttttattttgttcttttctttctttttttcttttttttttttgtaattttacTTCCATGATCTTTTCTATGGAAACCTTAGAGTACTGTTAATATAAAAGTCTGCCTAGGCTACCATTTCTCTATAATATGGCTCATGTAGTCCTCAGTGGGCAAGCGTCCTTGCTCTTCGGTCTCTTCCTTGGGAAGTGCTTCGTTGGACCGGTGAAGAAGCCTCTCTTCCCGATTCTTTATCctctgctccatcctctctAGCTGCCGTTTGTACTGGTAGCGCTGCTGGAAGAGGTCCTTTGCATAGTCATAGAGCTGCATGTCCAAGTCATTGAGCTCCTCAATCCTCCGGATGGTGTCGTTGTCAAcctccacccctcctgccctggtACTGTTGTACTGCATAAAGGGCCGGATGAATTTCAGATTAAAAGTTCTCTCAAACAGGTACTGAGTCTTTCTCTGGAACTCTGTCAGGCCGAAGAAGGCCATGTCTTTGAGGTTCTTTTTTGCGCTTTCCAGCAGGATCTGTGCTCGCTTGTTCTCTGGGATGAAAGACATGTTGTAGCAGCCCACTAAACTCAAGTCAGCCAACATCCTCACTTGGCGGTTGTTGGCCAAATTATACGGGCAATCCATGAACTCCTGCAGAGTGCAGCCTGACCAGTCTGTGCCTTCATAGCACGATGGCAGCTCTTCAGGAGTTGGTGTCCTGCCATCACACATGTGCAAGGAGGTCTTCCAAGTAGCTCCTCGTTGGACGTGACGCCATTCACTGAGGTAACGAGATACGGGATCTCTCAGCAGTGTGATGTAGTAAAATTTTCtacaagaagaagagaaaataaaatgaacattCTACAAGTAACAAGAAAGATGCTTGGCAAGCTGAGAACTACTGCAGGTATCAAAAAGACAAGTTAAATCATCACAACatccattccactctactcttggattattttcttcttcgAACATCTCATGTGAAGTATTTTGCACAACCTTAGATCCATGTTTCTTATCGCCCCCCCATTTCAGTTCTGCCAAGTAGCAATACTTTCACCAGGACATGCATTTCCAGCAACAGAGTACAATGTCAGAATAAATCAGCAGGATTCAACCCATCTACCAGCTTCAGAAAGCAACTATGACTTCCAGGACTGCCGGCTCCTTCACACAGCCATGTGCCCTCCGAATCAGCCAGGACTTGCTCTGCAGGAGAGCCCAGCAACTGGTCTGTTTATGAGCTGAGCCTATCATTTTTCACTTCATGCCGATGCTGACCAGGGTACCTACTGCTTGACTGATctggctgctgagctgaaatctgggagctgcagtgagTAGCAGGGCAACACCATAGGAACGTAAGTGAAAAATAACAAGAAATCAGGAATGCAATATGCTTTGCAGAAAGAGAAGGCATGAGCTGACAACCAGCAAAAGGGGAAATTGTTCATTCTCATTTCAGCTAATCTGTTATCAATTCAAGCAAACTTAAGACTTCAGGAAAAAGCAAGACAACAAGGAGGAACACACATAGTGACATGGGGTGTTCTTGCTGCTCGAAGTATAACGAAATCTCCCAACAGTGCAAGTTGTCCCTTGAACTGAAAGCATGACAGCTGTCTTGTATAAAGAGACCCTTCAACTTCAGCCCACCATGAGCCTGGATGAAGTTCTAGGAATTACAGAGATGGCAGTCTGCAAAAGCTCTCTCCAGACAGTGAGCAATGAATGTTTTTTCCCTAACTCCCAGTAGCTTTAGACTGTGCTGTTTCCCAGTGTTTCTAGAACAAGGAAATACCTTCTCTAGTTGCTAAAGCTGGCAGGGAATTAAATCCACATGTGCTTCCAGTGTATGGGGCTGTGTGACACTGTGCACAAACAGGAGCATCTGGCTTTGGCAGGGTAATGCACACATGCTGCTGGAAATGTTTCATATAGGGGTGGATTCATTCCCCAAACAGAGATGCAGCTTCAGAATGCTGCTGTGGCTCACTGCCTTGCAGGCATGGCTTGGGAGGGCAGAATTGTAATGGTCATTGTGAGGGCACTGCTTTTGaggtggaaaaaaagagttaaaGCATTCTGCTTTGGCTAATATTAATACACCTGTATTTCCCTAGCACCCTAAATACTGTTCTTCCTAGCTGTAACCTAAATTAGTGTAATAGGCCTTGTTTAAGAAAGTGCATGAAAGACATTGCTCAGAAAGTCTGATTTTAAGGAATGTTTGCTTTCCTAAACTATTCCTAACTTGCTGAGCAGCTGTTCCAAAGCAGTACATTTTTGTCTTTCCAACAATGGCAATGGGTGTCGACTCTGCCTCCAActcctctcctgctttctgcCTTCAGAACTGGGGCTGGTAAAAACATTTGCTATTTTGGGAAACTTTTCcatctcttcacagaaagggtatCACGCTCTCTAGTGATGCTGCCTACTACTGTCTGAGGACAGgcagaagggaggaagaaggtGAGCAGAGCGCGTAACAGAAACACTTCCCTTAAATTTAcctctttttccttcatttgcaTTGCAGCCTGTAATGATTCAACTGCCCTGCTATGATTTATATAGACAGTGCTAAGAAACCTCTAACAGATGGGGATAAAATATGAcagtggaaggaaaaggaaagcaatgaTGAATGCCAGATGTTCAAGCAACAGACATTGATGCTAAACACTACCAGCATTTTTTGACTTGTGAACTGCAGTGGATGTTACCAGTGTAATCCAAACGTTGCATTATTTCCTGAAGCAGGTTGAAGTTAATTATTATCTTGTGGCTTACAGAAGCAACTACAAGTTTCACCTAAGATCAGAGACTCATTTTTGAGTATCCAAAGACACAGGAGGATTCCTGTTCAAACCTGCAGTCTGTACAGGTATGGATAgagcaaaaaaagaagagttacTGCCCGCATTTCACAGACAGGGGAACCAAAATACTAAATGCTGTTTCATAAAGTCACATGGGtgtctgtggcagagctggcatgAATCTAATTCCTGCCAGCCTGAGTCCAGTTTGCCTTCTcaacctctctttctttctgtttacaTTTCAGGAGTATAGTAAACTCCAATTAATAAATATCACGCAAAGCTGCTAAGGTCCATCCTGAACAGGATCTGGATTGAAAAGTTCTCTCCTCACACTTGCACTACAAGAGCTGTTATCTTAGTTGAGGCAATACACTGGTAAATATTTTACTGCGAGCGACTTCTCACTATTATTCATCTCAGTGAACAGAAAGCATAGGAAAATAGGCTACATTTTGCTAAATTATATTACATTTGACATGTCTCTTTCCAGTTCTGTCACATACCAAAATGCTTAAAGGAGGACAGCTTGGAAACTGGAATACAGGCAGTGTAACCTGGATCCTGGTGGTACTTTATGAAGCTGTCCCAACAGGACATAAATAATAAACTAAACTCTCAAACCAAACAGAGACTGTAATGCAAAAGAGTAGTTTAAACTTCCTGAGCTGAGATGCATCATTGATATACTGAAAGTTATACCCCTAGACCTGTCTACCAgcacctgggagtcctggtagacaacatgatgaccatgagccagcagtgtgtcctcaAGGCCAAGAAAGagaatggtatcctgggattcattaagaggagtgtggccagtaggttgAGAaaggttcttctctccctctaatcttcactggtgaggcctcacctggactactgtgtccagttctgggcaccctaGCTCTAGAATTACAAAGAACTACTGgatagagtccagcacagggccactaagatgattaggggactggaacatctctcatatgaggaaagactgagagagatggggctagttagcctggagaagaggaggctgaggtgggaccttatcaatgcttacaaatatctaagggtgggtgttaggaagatggt is a genomic window of Dryobates pubescens isolate bDryPub1 chromosome 13, bDryPub1.pri, whole genome shotgun sequence containing:
- the HS6ST1 gene encoding heparan-sulfate 6-O-sulfotransferase 1, with the protein product MKRTGRTMVERTSKFLLIVAVSVCFMLILYQYVGPGLSLGSPSGRSYSEELDLFPTPDPHYVKKYYFPVRELERELAFDMKGEDVIVFLHIQKTGGTTFGRHLVQNVRLEVPCDCRPGQKKCTCYRPNRRETWLFSRFSTGWSCGLHADWTELTNCVPGVLDRRESAAAKTPRKFYYITLLRDPVSRYLSEWRHVQRGATWKTSLHMCDGRTPTPEELPSCYEGTDWSGCTLQEFMDCPYNLANNRQVRMLADLSLVGCYNMSFIPENKRAQILLESAKKNLKDMAFFGLTEFQRKTQYLFERTFNLKFIRPFMQYNSTRAGGVEVDNDTIRRIEELNDLDMQLYDYAKDLFQQRYQYKRQLERMEQRIKNREERLLHRSNEALPKEETEEQGRLPTEDYMSHIIEKW